The genomic window AGGTGCTGATGGTTCGAACATGAAAGCAGGAAATGAGCAATTGGAGGCTTTGGAGATATTGAAAGCATTGAGAAAAAATTAGAGAGCTTATTTAGGAGTATGATTAAGACTAGGACAACCCCTTTTGAACATATTATCCCAATAGAGACTATGTTCAACATAAAGCAATTTTGATCCCACTAATTTTGTACATATGTAAATAACACAATGCAATAGTTATACAATCAAATCAAATACAAAGAAAAGTTTATACTCTATTTTTTGGTGCGTTTGTTGTTATTCATGGTTTTATTTACCTAAATAgagaatattttaaatttgttgcTGCCAAAAACACTAAAGTACAATCGGAGCATAATGTACAAGAAGCAAGTAAAGCATTTAATTTCACCTTTTAAGAGGTAGCAATGCGCTTCCAGAGCCCCTAAATCAATATTGCACAATGCTGCAGGAATCTCAGAAGTTCCTCTTCAAATTGCCCATGAGCAATGTGCTTAATAGCACTGATATGGTGAAGTGGATGGGTCATATCCTCTGTTAGAGAAGTAATAAAAAAAGCAgcatatattaaaaaatttcaacaaaTAATCTGTAATACAATATACTACCGATGCGACGATACAAGCCCTTTTtcacattaaaaaaaaagtaataataagCTTAATATAAAGCATTCAATTGCATTCATAAACCCTTGTCATTCATAAACCCTTGTCCAATTTAAAATGCAAACCACTCCTTGCCTCAATATATATCCATTAAGGCATTAAGTAAAACATAGAAATTGATACCTCAAAGAACGAAGCAGCTTCTCCCATGTCTTCGATCATGCCTTGAATCAAACCAAATAACATCAATAATTTTCATCCAATTAAATTGCTTCACCAAATTCTGGTCCAAAATGAGTGTCTCGTTTGGGGAACCTCTAGAATGTATGTCAAGCTTCACTAGCGAAATTTATAATGTGTTAGATTTCTGACGGCGTCCACCCCAATGGCGTTGCCTCGCCCTCCTCTTCCTCCCATCCTTTTTCTCCTTCGCTTTTTCTTTCAAGTCCCTCTCTCCTCTCCGCTTGTACATCTTGAAACTGATCTTCTGATCAGCAGCCATTTTCCTCACCTTTTCAGTGATCTCTACCGCAAATTGTCTGTTATATAGTTTTCGCAGACCACGCATTAGCTTGGCAAAAGTATCCGGCTGTGGCATTAACCCCTGATCCAACATGTCTATGCAGAAGGAACAAGCTTCCTTCACATGCCCATTTGAAAAGAGTGCATGAATCCATATTGTCCATGCACCCGCATTCAGCTCACACCCTTTGGTAGATGTGATACAATTCCAAGTATCCTTAGCCAGTTCAAGCTTTTGAGCTCTTAAAAGGGAATTCATCAACTCCTTCAATGTACCATATTGAGGGGTAGTAAAAAGCCCTCTGCCAACCATCTCCTTGAAATGTTCACAAGCTTCAATCTGAAAACCTTGCTCAAGAAAGCCATTAATCATTATGACAAAGCTGTCAATGCCTGGACTAAGCCCACTTGCTTCCATTTCATTCCAAAGCCGAACACCTTCCTTGATCTCTCCCAACTTGCAAGCCAACCTAATAACCGTATTGTAGATGTTAAGGTCAGGAGTGGAACCAATCTTGTGCATCTCATTCACCAGTTCCATACACTCCTCCAGTTCTTCCTTCTTTTCATGGGCCAACATGAGATGATGATAAGTCAGTTGATTTGGCACAAGGCCTTGTTGTATCATCCGATCCAAAAGCTCATAACCTCTTTCAACCTTTCCCCACTGGCAAAACCCACTAATCAATGTTGTATAGGCTATGGCATCCACATCACAGCCATTTCTCTGCATCTCAACAAATAACCGCATTCCCTCCTCCAATTTTTCATGTTTGCATAGTGATTGGATCAAAATTGTGTACGAGGTTGCATTCGGTCCACAACCTATCCTTCTCATCTCCTTCAAAAGATTATAAGCATCCCCCATTTTCGCAGCTAGAGCATAACCACTAAGCAAATTGTTATAAACAACGATATCCGGTTCAATGCCTGCATCCTTCATCTGCACCAACACATGTTTTGCTTCCATAAGGTTCCCTTCTCTACACCAACCGTACAACAAGGAAGTGAAATGTTTGATGGTTGGAGGAAATCGATATCTCATGTCCTCAAAAAGCGAAGCGGCTTCCTTAATGCTACCATTCTTGCACAATGCATCCAACAAACACCCAAAAACATATTCATCAGGCTCACATCTGTAATTGGGCATTTCATCTAATACTTCAATAGCCTTCTGAACCATCCTTGCAGAAGCAAACTTCCTCATCAGAATAACAAACATCTGTGGAGAAATTAACATAGGATTCTCTTGCCTCATTTCATCAATTAGTGCCCAAACAGCTCCAAATTGCCGCATTTTGCCCAAAACCTTAATCATAGCTTTGTAAACTTCTTGACTGTGTTGATAATCGGACTGCTTAGAAGCCCATGCATAGAATCTATACGCCAAATTCCCGGCATCGCCGCATCGATTCAAGATGCGCTCAGTTAATCCAGGCCTCACAACAATTCCAGATTCTTTCAAAGCAAGCTCCAATTTGGGAACCCTAGAATGGTATTTTCTCAATATTCTATAAAACTTTTTCCACATCAGAGGCAAACTCATCGTAGCTTTGGTCATTTATATCCTTTTCTGGACTACATTGAAGGTGAATAAGGCCAAAATGGTTTTTTGACGCGGCACTGCTGATGCAGCTGCTACTATTATCAAATTCTGAGGACTTATGATTGAGTGGTGGTGAACACGCCTCAAAACTAGTAGAAAACAGCTGGGATAGTGTATTTTCATGTCCAATGACTGTTAATGAATTTGTCAAGGGAAGTTGGAAAAAGATAACTTTTTTGAAGAAAAGCAATGTTTTTCTCGAAAATCTCTGCATTTTCTTGAATGCCGGAGACAGTGAGGCTCACTCAACCCTGGTTTGGTACTCCGCCGCCGCCAGATGATTCGATTTGAGAGGAACGAGGGTGAGATTAGGAACAACGACAAAGTAGCATTGGAGAATGGCGTC from Arachis ipaensis cultivar K30076 chromosome B09, Araip1.1, whole genome shotgun sequence includes these protein-coding regions:
- the LOC107617355 gene encoding LOW QUALITY PROTEIN: putative pentatricopeptide repeat-containing protein At5g65820 (The sequence of the model RefSeq protein was modified relative to this genomic sequence to represent the inferred CDS: deleted 1 base in 1 codon), yielding MQRFSRKTLLFFKKVIFFQLPLTNSLTVIGHENTLSQLFSTSFEACSPPLNHKSSEFDNSSSCISSAASKNHFGLIHLQCSPEKDINDQSYDEFASDVEKVYRILRKYHSRVPKLELALKESGIVVRPGLTERILNRCGDAGNLAYRFYAWASKQSDYQHSQEVYKAMIKVLGKMRQFGAVWALIDEMRQENPMLISPQMFVILMRKFASARMVQKAIEVLDEMPNYRCEPDEYVFGCLLDALCKNGSIKEAASLFEDMRYRFPPTIKHFTSLLYGWCREGNLMEAKHVLVQMKDAGIEPDIVVYNNLLSGYALAAKMGDAYNLLKEMRRIGCGPNATSYTILIQSLCKHEKLEEGMRLFVEMQRNGCDVDAIAYTTLISGFCQWGKVERGYELLDRMIQQGLVPNQLTYHHLMLAHEKKEELEECMELVNEMHKIGSTPDLNIYNTVIRLACKLGEIKEGVRLWNEMEASGLSPGIDSFVIMINGFLEQGFQIEACEHFKEMVGRGLFTTPQYGTLKELMNSLLRAQKLELAKDTWNCITSTKGCELNAGAWTIWIHALFSNGHVKEACSFCIDMLDQGLMPQPDTFAKLMRGLRKLYNRQFAVEITEKVRKMAADQKISFKMYKRRGERDLKEKAKEKKDGRKRRARQRHWGGRRQKSNTL